A stretch of Lathyrus oleraceus cultivar Zhongwan6 chromosome 6, CAAS_Psat_ZW6_1.0, whole genome shotgun sequence DNA encodes these proteins:
- the LOC127097141 gene encoding protein FANTASTIC FOUR 3-like: MAAIMYHPRLQLHRESQLVDSRTLTLRLPSPKQSNDLAFKSCFPDSNINKTETFQDKPDNSGWNFVDALSNISQNTTTAAYVHPQQKRSSLVLSPKSLELCTENLGNESGTNIVENDMLLSLMETKEQRQRCRQVLADTKKVKIQNFPPPLTTIRGSESLRVRPRRKDGRLVIEATKVPRRTSCFQAERSHGRLRLCFFANETTSFDSEEEQEEDSEIDIDDDIIDENEHSRNEEEFSKNEMIGEKTQDAEKEG, from the coding sequence ATGGCTGCAATCATGTACCATCCTAGATTGCAGTTGCATCGTGAATCTCAACTTGTTGATTCAAGAACACTAACATTAAGGTTGCCTTCTCCAAAACAATCCAATGATTTAGCCTTCAAATCTTGTTTCCCTGATTCAAACATCAACAAAACAGAAACTTTTCAAGACAAGCCCGACAATAGTGGTTGGAACTTCGTCGATGCTCTTTCCAATATCTCTCAAAACACAACCACCGCCGCTTATGTTCATCCTCAACAGAAACGTTCCTCTTTGGTTTTGAGTCCAAAGAGTCTTGAATTGTGCACAGAGAATCTTGGTAATGAGAGTGGTACGAACATTGTTGAAAACGACATGTTGTTGTCTTTAATGGAAACAAAAGAACAAAGACAACGTTGTCGTCAAGTTTTAGCGGATACTAAGAAAGTGAAAATTCAGAATTTTCCGCCACCTTTGACAACGATAAGGGGATCAGAATCTCTTCGTGTTAGACCTCGCCGCAAAGATGGAAGATTAGTGATTGAAGCCACTAAGGTTCCACGGAGAACATCTTGTTTCCAAGCTGAGAGAAGCCATGGTCGTCTTCGCCTGTGTTTTTTTGCAAATGAAACTACAAGTTTTGACTCCGAAGAAGAACAAGAAGAAGATAGtgagattgatattgatgatgatATCATTGATGAAAATGAACATTCACGCAATGAAGAAGAATTTTCTAAAAATGAAATGATTGGAGAAAAAACACAAGATGCTGAAAAAGAAGGATAA